Genomic segment of Mytilus edulis chromosome 12, xbMytEdul2.2, whole genome shotgun sequence:
gaattaagactatttaccggatttgttatcacataaccAACACGACGgagccacatgtggagcacctgagatcacccctagttgtttaggtggttcgtgttgtttattctttggttttctatgttgtgtcatgtgtgctgtttattgtttgtctttttcatttttagccatggcgttgtcagtttgttttagatttatgagtttgactatcactttggtatctttcgtccttcttttacaTCACATTAGGGAAAATACATCAATAATGAGTTtattcaaatgatatatatatagttcaaaAGTTGCTTTTTCGCCTTTGACCTTGAATTGTTGTAGCTGCCGTCTCCTCCTTTAAGACCAAAGCATCTTCACCATTCAATTAATAGACATAAGGTTAGACCAGAGCATCCTCACTATTCCGTTAATGAACATCAGGTTAGATCAGAGCATCCTCACCATTTAATTAATGGACATCAGGTTAGACCAGAGCATCCTCACCATTCAATTAATGGACATCAGGTTAGACCAGAGCATCCTCACTATTCAATTAATGGACATCAGGTTAGACCAGAGCATCATCAACATCCAAGAAATGGTACCCAGGTTACACCAGAGATTGCTCCTGAATCAAGTAATGGTGAACAGGTTAACTTATACCCAACAGTTAATGTTGTACGATGTAAGTATGAATAACTTAATACTTTACATTAACTAAAAAtagaagtatttaaaaaattgaaagacCGTTctcgtaataaaaaaaaatgcatgaataGAAAATTTACATGACACATCCACAAAACAATGGTAAATACATAATGAGCATGTTGGAGTTAGTAGAAGACTGCATGTATTCGTTCTCTAATAGCAAGCCATTTTTCCTGACTAACAGACATTAGCTTTTAATGACGACAAACGATTTATGATAATTAGATTACATAGTAGATTAGCGAGGACCTTGTATGTTGCAAACCTCAAACATCCCGATTCGACGATTCCAATCCCGAACAAGAGACGATGTAATCACAGAATTTAAATTGCCAAATCATTAACAAATAGCATCACAAAAATGATCCAAAGACAATGAAATAGGTTTCAAACACAATTTAAGTCATTTCTGATGTAACGTACAAGCTCCTTGAGAATCTACTCTGTATTAATTATCATAAATCGTTTACTAACCGTTACTGACATACCAGGTCTATACCTCAATTAAGCTGATTAAAAGAATCCGTCTTCAAGTATTTATAAATGACTATCAGATCGATGTGACTTGTGgcgaaataaaaatatatgttaaaccattttacttgtttggcttctcTGTTCCAAATTAGATTGTTTAACATAAGTGTATTATATAACAATTTACAAATCAAGTGTGTACGTTTTGTTCTGTCTTACTGATTTTTTGTGAAGTTCCACTTTTgatttttatgagaaacacttcTCCTTCCAATCGTATAATTTTTTTCGTACAACAAATatgtatttcttttcatttccGCCATGTTGTAACAATAAAGCACTGTGTGCATATTTTTtaataatggcaacagtagtatataagtgttcaaaagtcataaatcgactgCAAAACGTCCGGGTTTTCAACgttttttcagttttgaattaATCTATATAAATTTCAGACCAACCTGAATGTCAACATATAAACACTAGAGACGAAACAACCTTTTCAGGCATTCAAAGAGGTAAggtaatatgtaaaaataaaatatagtaatatgaGATGTCATTTCAATAGCAAATAATAAGTGAATGTGTTACCTAAACGAGCTTcgacttttttttctattaactattgTTGTGATCCTGGTATAATAGATCAGTTGGTTTTAATGTTAAGTCCTAACTCATGATATATCACTGCTGGTATTGCTTCAATTAACATATTCCTTACTTCCATTACGATGTATTGCTCCAGAAAAGTTTCGTACCTTACACATGCCGTGTGTAATATAACTACGGTGTATAACTCTAGAAATGTTTTGTACCTTACACATGCCGTGTGTAGTATAACACCTTCTTTATTTCCATTACGATGTCTTGCTCCAGAAATGTTTCGTACCTTACACCTGCTGTGTGTAGTTTAACCCCTTCTCTACTTACATAACGATGTATCGATCCAGAAATGTTTCGTACCTCACCATGTTGTTTGCAATATAACACCTTCTTTATTTCCATTACGTTGTATTGCTCCAGATATGCTTCGTACCTTACACATTCCGAGTTCAATATAACACCGTCTTTATTTCCATTACGATGTATTGCTCCAGAAATGTTTCGTACCTTACCCATGCTGTGTGTAATATAACACTTTCTTTATTTCCATTACGATGTATTGCTCCAGAAATGTTTCGTACCTTACCCATGCTGTGAGCAATATAACACTTTCTTTATTTCCATTACGATGTATTGCTCCAGAAATGTTTCGTACCTTACCCATGTTGTGTTTAATAATACAGTATTTTGAGGCGTGGTTTAAAGTGTTTCTGGACACGAAACGTATATGGTTCATAACGATTTCTTGTGGGGAAAAGCACCAACAAAAAAACAGTAGATTAAATTAAATTGTTGCTGAAAACTATAAATATCAATACCGGATGGTAAAACAGAAAGATCCGAAGGAAATTCTATTAAAAAACAAGGTTTTGTTTTATCATTCTTCACAGTTTAAAAAAGATCTGTTTTTCTAATGAATTTGTCCATCAAAAGAAACTGAAGTATatcttatttatcaaaataaagtaCTTACATGTGATGCTGTTTTATCATGTTCTGTAGGTGTTATCCTGGGAGGACCGTTAGGTTATGGTATTGATGGTTATGGGCCAGGTATTGGATGGGGTTGGGGATGGGGATGGGGACCAAATCCCTACGGTGGATTCTGGGAAAGTTGGAATGACGTTAGTGGCTGTGGAAGTGTGAACATTGATCGCATTGTCGGCGATTTGTgtcaaaaaaacaacaattacGGCTATGATATAAATGATGTTGAGGATTTTGAAAGAGGAAACTTTAGTAACAATGGCGGTGATGGTTGTGGTGATGATGTTGATGGAAATGGTTTCTGTGATGAATGTTGTGGCGATGATTGCTGTTGGGATCATTGCTGTCAAGATAGTTGCTGCAAAGTGGGTTGCTGTGGAGAAGATTGCCGTGAACATGGTTGCTTTGGAACTGGTTGCTGTAAAATTGTCGATGGAGACGGCCGTCCTGGACATTTTGGTGCAGGTTGCGGGGGTGGTGGTGGTTGTGGAGGTTGTGGAGGTTGTGGAGGTTAAGATTTTGTAGTAAGGGAACGGCATTTTAACTTCAAggtttttatctataaaaaaaaatctgatccctaatttgattgaaaaaacTATTTCTGTTCAAATAGATGACctaaaaatattctgaatctagATAATTCTAATACCTATaagtattaaattttgaaaataaaccaTTATTTCTGACTGAGACACAAAACATAAACCCCATTCTTTTTGAAGTTAGATAATTGCTCCCTCCACatcgtttttgttttattatatgatgATGTGATATTTTATCATTGTGATACAtttcaattgaaaacaaaataactttatgTATTTCATGTGCTTGGTATATACTTGCCATATAAATTTTAACAGTTAATATTATGCAGGATCAATGTATTATTTTCCTTATATACTACGTTTCCTATCGCGTCTGATCTATTTGCCTGTTATCAGTttacaaattgaataaaattctgcataaaaattgcttcacATCAGAATCAAAGCGAATGACTAATTTTATTTTAGCGCCTGAGAGATCTAAAAACTCATGTGATTTGTGTAACAATTAAATACGGGTCCTTTTTAGAGTACACACACGTGtgatcgcgggtccgtgactgaattcaagtatataactatgcgcaagccttattttaatattagtattgtcatctgataatgtcatgccgattataagatacgcagttttctctgctttcaaatctttctgtttgaatccgtcgaactggaacttatcaattattggtagtattaattagttggaaaaacaaaaggtcctggaatggaatattttttaatcaacagcattgtcctatattagttataaagttgaattctttgattcgctgttttacg
This window contains:
- the LOC139497259 gene encoding uncharacterized protein isoform X1, which gives rise to MECCDPDPIRIKEPTSRVVKTGYLTIYERGFFVNEWKDRYFKLYADSSLLWYHGNNDGHHKGGIRIKMVAHFIAVGPMCLHTVGFPKLPKGRHVIHLMGVPDIFKKNTKRRNIKMNWILFPTDGDMQAWLQAIKPTLPSPPLRPKHLHHSINRHKVRPEHPHYSVNEHQVRSEHPHHLINGHQVRPEHPHHSINGHQVRPEHPHYSINGHQVRPEHHQHPRNGTQVTPEIAPESSNGEQVNLYPTVNVVRYQPECQHINTRDETTFSGIQRGVILGGPLGYGIDGYGPGIGWGWGWGWGPNPYGGFWESWNDVSGCGSVNIDRIVGDLCQKNNNYGYDINDVEDFERGNFSNNGGDGCGDDVDGNGFCDECCGDDCCWDHCCQDSCCKVGCCGEDCREHGCFGTGCCKIVDGDGRPGHFGAGCGGGGGCGGCGGCGG
- the LOC139497259 gene encoding uncharacterized protein isoform X2, with the protein product MVAHFIAVGPMCLHTVGFPKLPKGRHVIHLMGVPDIFKKNTKRRNIKMNWILFPTDGDMQAWLQAIKPTLPSPPLRPKHLHHSINRHKVRPEHPHYSVNEHQVRSEHPHHLINGHQVRPEHPHHSINGHQVRPEHPHYSINGHQVRPEHHQHPRNGTQVTPEIAPESSNGEQVNLYPTVNVVRYQPECQHINTRDETTFSGIQRGVILGGPLGYGIDGYGPGIGWGWGWGWGPNPYGGFWESWNDVSGCGSVNIDRIVGDLCQKNNNYGYDINDVEDFERGNFSNNGGDGCGDDVDGNGFCDECCGDDCCWDHCCQDSCCKVGCCGEDCREHGCFGTGCCKIVDGDGRPGHFGAGCGGGGGCGGCGGCGG